One window of the Penaeus vannamei isolate JL-2024 chromosome 31, ASM4276789v1, whole genome shotgun sequence genome contains the following:
- the LOC138867644 gene encoding polycomb group protein Asx-like, giving the protein MTNYCSSDECSYVIDFINIWNIAEEMKAEASKGWLTKWHIREQRFHIKTRHSAGLFKVKRGYFICKGCGIFNGILIGIDVEHCFAASRVVRVPASQSSPSARDASSPSMTTMQTYLAAIPGFKPRKRSQRKLSAAAQLAQTKEGNVDLETPDSILTSVNLRALLNKHTFGSLPPAYQHRLIKLLPMVDQSVGADDTLKVIPTGLNNEFFGRACESWRCRLGEGEFTHDNQVKLKVEAERERTKLDPWKVAHFEPLWGVKQGWCSTEGETSSSSPPSPSGGSVSMSPPQESHTTPAFTSSFSDIHISQLTKVLEHIATRNERRAQRRTQRRAERRKQRERELAEELSRCSASQASSINPSANSLLGLPSALPAPQTPSLATATPVTLPLVPSSSPLPPNSLSLFTSSSLPLHASKNNLSEVTSGVHAVFSAEEKLPLQSHVVNVDSVVLSKDILKRKDGLALTTTTPSKKIRVSNADVTNSFVVKPGPTSATAQILTTPVSCQSEAPRTTRVPTTSVTGTPKVVSSSVSINNPTVATGAPGVPIKPTSVMVVSAPSSAGSAVVVTNPRMSPAARISPVTRVSPSPSPSRLSPVVQVVSPSLSLAPSQSPPASRTVVVAGQTRPVEVSSSAPPVSHVANTVVQPLPTSSVASLTSRVKPVRTPQGLSGAGTIALKVTRSRPPGGVNIQRSYEIVQAVIANSPNRDQLQAQLKTPAALLADVKPSTSGQTVVAPSVSSGNTIVTNPVNSQVVVQAAPQNQVQTITVVKAVATTSSNSTSSTSPVQGAQLITSGPRMVRQVALSVSGAAGTTVMPPIAGTPGTMVLRQMVTPQSLSTPSQVPLASSSRASSLLLDGKLRITCGGNYTRDSSTVTNIPESNVIVSGQNSTDVGSCSIGCDGEGSGGSVSGVASISNVSESLCSFKFGEPVTTMVVMSQPSGVTPVSSRVLVLHPSNNSSEGISDSSGGGCSGSIGTSSGPLLVSFSAESQHHLNPQSDSSDISPISLNPPNSPSPLTVSAVPVIGGGITHNSQPTPRLSAAPSSAVCLPNSHSIILQHEVCEGSMAPPTATSRPITILRPTTGGKQIVVQTVPVSSLQVLRLKNISSVNGEGITSSDAQHPPRAASAPPNKSGVMVALAPRPSSVGPRIVVQTSSAQGSPATILTSAGQHFLSEGDPSPGVSSCDSDQHVTTRAGASQSSDISSENIQENQVESLAPVTSAASVQLTTNCTGPGTGTGPGSGNEPAVTTVSSVINSFQNLNNNPSMPPQSVQHQHPQHPVASQHPNMPVRPNMRMMMNNMPHINNMQTLNNMQPMNNVAQMNPMPGMNGMASMNMQGNPANQGMHAMPPQIKGDNNEDGCPCNMKAMIMCMKCGAFCHHDCIGPARLCVACLIR; this is encoded by the exons atgaccaattactgctctagtgatgagtgttcttatgttattgattttataaatatatggaatattGCTGAGGAAATGAAGGCCGAGGCCAGTAAAGGTTGGCTTACG AAGTGGCACATTCGTGAACAACGAttccacatcaaaactcgccatagtgcTGGGTTGTTCAAGGTCAAGAGAGGTTATTTCATTTGCAAAGGCTGTGGAATTTTCAATGGTATATTGATTG GAATTGATGTAGAA CACTGTTTTGCAGCTTCCAGAGTGGTACGTGTCCCAGCCTCGCAGTCATCACCGTCAGCACGAGATGCATCCTCTCCCTCCATGACTACTATGCAGACATACCTGGCAGCCATCCCAGGTTTCAAACCCAGAAAAAG GTCTCAACGTAAATTATCTGCGGCGGCACAGTTGGcacaaacgaaggaaggaaatgtGGACTTGGAAACACCTGACTCCATCCTTACAAGTGTCAACCTTAGAGCCCTCCTCAATAAACACACCTTTGGTAGCCTTCCTCCTGCTTATCAGCACAGACTGATCAAGCTTTTGCCAATGGTTGATCAGTCAGTTGGGGCTGATGACACCCTCAA AGTTATTCCAACGGGCCTCAATAATGAATTCTTTGGCCGTGCTTGTGAATCCTGGAGATGTCGCCTGGGTGAAGGAGAGTTCACTCATGACAACCAGGTTAAGTTAAAagtggaagcagagagagaacgtACAAAGTTAGACCCATGGAAG gtTGCCCACTTCGAACCACTATGGGGAGTGAAGCAGGGTTGGTGTAGCACTGAAGGGGAAACCAGTTCAAgcagtcctccctccccctctggtgGGAGTGTCTCCATGTCACCCCCACAAGAGTCACACACAACACCAGCGTTTACTTCAAGCTTTTCCGATATACACATCAGCCAACTAACCAAGGTGCTTGAGCACATAGCAACCCGTAACGAGAGAAGAGCTCAGAGGAGAAcccagagaagagcagagaggagaaagcaaagagaaagggagttagCTGAGGAACTCTCCAGATGTTCTGCAAGTCAAGCTAGCTCCATTAACCCATCTGCCAATTCTTTGTTGGGGCTCCCCAGTGCTTTGCCTGCACCCCAAACGCCAAGCTTGGCAACTGCGACTCCAGTGACCTTGCCCCTTGTCCCAagttcttcaccccttcccccaaactcATTATCTTTGTTCACTAGTTCTTCATTACCATTGCATGCCAGTAAGAACAATCTTAGTGAAGTGACTAGCGGTGTTCATGCAGTGTTCTCAGCTGAGGAAAAGTTGCCACTGCAATCTCATGTGGTGAATGTAGATTCTGTTGTCTTGTCAAAGGATATCTTAAAGAGGAAAGATGGACTAGCGCTCACCACAACCACGCCCTCAAAGAAAATCCGTGTGTCAAATGCAGATGTGACAAACAGTTTTGTTGTAAAACCAGGGCCAACTAGTGCAACTGCCCAGATATTAACTACACCTGTCAGTTGCCAGAGCGAAGCACCCAGAACAACTCGTGTTCCAACAACATCAGTAACTGGAACTCCTAAGGTTGTCTCTAGTAGTGTCAGCATAAACAATCCTACTGTTGCAACAGGAGCTCCTGGGGTTCCCATAAAGCCAACATCAGTTATGGTTGTAAGTGCTCCCTCATCAGCAGGGAGTGCAGTGGTGGTCACAAACCCAAGGATGTCTCCTGCAGCAAGAATATCCCCAGTAACAAGAGTCTCACCTTCGCCTTCACCTTCAAGACTTTCCCCAGTTGTACAAGttgtctcgccctctctctctttggcccCATCACAGAGTCCACCAGCTAGCAGAACAGTTGTGGTAGCTGGTCAGACTCGGCCAGTGGAGGTTTCATCCAGTGCCCCACCAGTCTCCCATGTGGCAAATACTGTAGTTCAGCCTCTGCCTACATCGTCGGTAGCCAGTCTTACTTCTAGAGTGAAACCTGTCAGAACACCTCAG GGTTTGTCAGGGGCAGGAACCATAGCCTTGAAGGTGACCAGAAGCAGGCCTCCAGGAGGGGTTAACATCCAGAGATCGTATGAAATCGTCCAGGCTGTCATTGCCAACAGCCCGAACAGGGACCAGTTACAAGCTCAGCTCAAAACTCCAGCAGCTTTACTTGCTGATGTCAAACCTAGCACCAGTGGGCAGACAGTGGTGGCTCCATCAGTCAGCAGTGGCAATACTATTGTGACCAATCCTGTTAACAGTCAGGTGGTGGTGCAAGCTGCCCCACAGAACCAAGTGCAGACTATTACTGTGGTCAAGGCTGTTGCTACCACCAGCAGTAACAGCACTAGTAGCACATCACCTGTACAAGGGGCTCAACTCATCACCAGTGGCCCAAGAATGGTCCGTCAGGTGGCTCTCAGTGTCAGTGGTGCAGCTGGGACCACTGTGATGCCACCCATAGCGGGCACACCAGGGACCATGGTGCTACGACAAATGGTCACACCTCAGTCTCTCTCGACCCCATCCCAGGTACCTTTGGCTTCTTCAAGTAGGGCCTCCTCTCTTTTGCTTGATGGTAAACTAAGGATtacttgtggtg gcaACTATACGAGAGACTCAAGTACAGTTACAAATATCCCAGAAAGTAATGTTATTGTTTCAGGACAGAATAGTACTGATGTAGGTAGCTGCAGCATTGGTTGTGATGGGGAAGGAAGTGGTGGGAGTGTGTCTGGCGTTGCAAGCATCAGTAATGTGAGTGAGAGCCTCTGCAGTTTCAAGTTTGGGGAGCCTGTAACAACCATGGTAGTGATGTCTCAGCCAAGTGGTGTAACACCAGTTAGCAGTAGGGTGCTGGTCCTTCACCcaagtaataacagtagtgaagGCATTAGTGACAGTAGTGGTGGTGGGTGTAGTGGCAGCATTGGTACAAGCAGTGGACCACTGCTTGTGTCATTTTCAGCGGAGTCTCAGCATCACCTCAATCCTCAGTCTGATTCCTCTGACATATCCCCCATATCCCTGAACCCTCCTAACTCCCCAAGTCCCCTCACAGTTTCTGCAGTACCTGTGATAGGTGGGGGAATCACCCATAATTCTCAGCCGACACCTCGGCTTTCGGCTGCCCCATCTTCAGCTGTGTGCTTACCCAATTCCCACTCTATCATTTTACAG CATGAGGTTTGCGAGGGCAGCATGGCCCCTCCAACAGCCACCTCCAGGCCGATCACCATCCTGCGACCCACAACTGGAGGAAAACAGATAGTCGTACAGACTGTACCTGTCTCCAGTTTACAAGTTTTAAGGCTAAAGAACATATCCAGTGTGAATGGAGAAGGCATAACTAGCAGTGATGCACAGCACCCTCCACGAGCAGCCAGTGCTCCACCCAATAAGAGTGGTGTCATGGTAGCCCTGGCCCCAAGACCTTCTAGTGTGGGCCCACGCATTGTTGTGCAGACAAGCAGTGCTCAGGGCTCCCCAGCCACTATACTTACTTCAGCTGGACAGCATTTTTTATCCGAAGGTGACCCCAGTCCAGGTGTAAGTAGCTGTGACAGTGACCAGCATGTCACAACACGGGCTGGGGCCTCTCAGTCCTCTGACATATCATCAGAGAACATCCAGGAAAACCAAGTGGAAAGTCTAGCACCTGTAACTAGTGCAGCTTCAGTACAGTTGACTACAAACTGCACTGGGCCTGGTACAGGTACAGGTCCTGGCTCAGGAAATGAACCAGCTGTCACAACAGTCTCCAGTGTTATCAATTCTTTTCAGAATCTCAATAACAACCCCAGTATGCCCCCACAATCAGTGCAACACCAGCATCCGCAACATCCAGTTGCGTCACAGCATCCAAACATGCCTGTGAGACCAAATATGCGCATGATGATGAACAACATGCCACACATAAATAACATGCAGACCCTGAACAATATGCAGCCTATGAATAATGTTGCCCAGATGAATCCAATGCCTGGCATGAATGGCATGGCCTCCATGAACATGCAGGGGAACCCAGCAAATCAAGGCATGCATGCAATGCCACCACAAATTAAAGGGGACAACAATGAGGATGGTTGTCCATGCAACATGAAGGCCATGATTATGTGCATGAAGTGCGGTGCTTTCTGTCACCATGATTGCATTGGCCCTGCTAGATTGTGTGTAGCCTGCCTTATTCGTTAG
- the LOC113802860 gene encoding uncharacterized protein, translating to MFVKTVIAGVVSEVLNESRVQQQSIVDSLHLPRRELQTFDGDSLRYWPFIRSFRAIVDTKNIDSASNLSCLMQYCKGNARRILNCCETMDPGDGYVQALKILEERYGNNYEISQKWIQRIINRPNLKGPSELRDFADDLKFCYQTLKNMDHEKELDNAASLQAIWRKLPQYLQDRWSHENHIIKKDQKRIPKLKDLVDFSIDGAVEANDPIFSRVSFSELRRDKEISHKGAEKRRIGSFAVKASSVKKQSVTSENRTQNSDGCPCCGQEHYMTQCLRFKAMKIKDRRNFVMSKALCINCFAQGHIGKTCPRSFVCNISGCGLKHKFLHMPTRLQVGYVDNTGNPILVSDQNISTTSSSITTNQSSHYVRTCGGKLAMPKLYLQECGVQALMSTIDTFMLCLILVVTLLTAVSFCAII from the coding sequence ATGTTTGTGAAAACAGTGATCGCAGGTGTTGTAAGTGAAGTGTTGAATGAATCACGTGTGCAACAACAGAGTATAGTGGACTCTCTTCACCTACCTCGGCGAGAACTGCAAACCTTTGATGGTGATTCCTTGCGATATTGGCCATTTATAAGAAGTTTTCGGGCCATAGTGGATACAAAGAATATAGACTCGGCATCAAACCTGTCATGTTTGATGCAATACTGTAAAGGTAATGCCAGGAGGATACTTAATTGCTGTGAGACTATGGATCCAGGAGATGGATATGTTCAAGCACTGAAAATTTTAGAAGAAAGATatggaaataattatgaaatttCACAGAAGTGGATACAGAGGATTATAAACAGACCTAATTTAAAGGGACCCTCCGAGCTTAGAGATTTTGCTGATGACCTCAAGTTCTGTTATCAGACTTTAAAGAACATGGATCATGAGAAAGAGTTAGACAATGCAGCTAGTTTACAGGCCATCTGGAGGAAATTACCGCAGTACTTGCAAGACAGATGGtctcatgaaaatcatattaTAAAGAAAGATCAGAAGCGAATACCCAAGTTGAAGGACCTGGTCGACTTCAGTATTGATGGAGCAGTAGAAGCTAATGACCCCATATTTTCTAGAGTTTCTTTCAGTGAGCTCAGAAGGGATAAAGAAATCAGTCATAAGGGAGCTGAGAAGAGGAGAATTGGAAGCTTTGCTGTGAAAGCCAGCTCAGTGAAAAAGCAGTCAGTTACATCTGAGAATAGAACACAGAATTCTGATGGCTGCCCTTGCTGTGGACAAGAACATTATATGACTCAGTGTTTACGATTCAAAGCCATGAAGATTAAGGATCGTAGGAACTTTGTGATGTCAAAAGCATTGTGTATAAATTGTTTTGCCCAGGGACATATAGGGAAAACCTGTCCCAGAAGTTTTGTATGCAACATTAGTGGATGTGGCCTCAAACACAAGTTTCTTCATATGCCAACTAGACTGCAGGTTGGTTATGTGGACAACACAGGTAATCCAATTCTAGTATCAGATCAGAATATATCAaccacatcatcatcaatcacaacAAATCAGAGCAGCCATTATGTTCGTACATGTGGAGGTAAACTTGCTATGCCAAAATTGTACCTGCAAGAGTGTGGCGTCCAGGCTCTGATGTCTACAATTGACACCTTTATGCTATGCTTGATCCTGGTAGTAACGCTACTTACTGCAGTGAGTTTCTGTGCAATCATTTAG